The DNA segment GGTGCGGGCAGGAAAAGCACATGGCTAAGAATGATTCCCGGCTTCTGCAGAGTCCTATCATCGGGTACGCCCGGCATCAGATATTATGTGATGATACAGGCCTGCCGAGCGACTACAGATTCCTTGAGGTGAACACTACCTTTGAGCACATCACCGGTCTGAAAGCCGACGAGATACTGGGGAACACGGTTCGCCAGGTCCTGCCCGGGATTGAGCGGTCTGCCTTTAACTGGATAGAGCGCTATGGAAAGATTGCGCTGCAGGGCGGTGAAGAGGAGTTCGAGCAATACAGCGAGATGCTAAAACGCTGGTCCGGGTACATGTCTATTCACCCGATCCGCAGGAGTTTGTCACCCTGTTTATCGATATAACCTCTACCAAGTAATCCGCCGATGAGCTGGAAGCATTCTTCTCGGTGAATCTGGATCTGCTGTGTATCGCCGATACCAGCGGCAGATTTCTGAAGACAAACCAGGCCTGGAGCGAGGTTCTCGGCTATTCCAGCCAACAGCTGGAACAGCAGATATTTCTTGATTTTGTACATCCCGAGGATCTGCCAGCTACCCGGGAAGCATTGCGACAACTGGAGGCCGGGCAGGAGGTGCTGAATTTTACCAACCGGTACCGCAGCGCCGATGGGGGCTATCGCTACATTGAGTGGCGCTCGCGTCCACATGGTACCCGTATATATGCTGCAGCCCGTGATATCACCAGGCATGTAGAGCGTGATTGGGATGCCAGTGATCGTTGGAAATTCCAGCATACCGCTGCCGGTGTTGCCGCCGATTTCGCTGCTGTGCAAACCCCCGAGGCGCTTGAAGCCGCGTTCTCATTGGCCCTGCAGCAAGTGGGTGAATCGGTAGCCGTGGATGCCTGTTACGTGCTTAAATCCAGCAGTCCCGGCATCTTTACCGAAACCCAAAGCTGGCATCGGGATGGTTCTACCAAGCGTCACCCGGCACCGCTTACCGGTACGGCAGGTGAGTTGTCCTGGCTTTTAGACCGGTTAGGCAGTACTGGAATCGTACAGATTTCTGATCTCGAACAACTTCCGCCGGCAGCATCGGGTGAGTATCGCTGGTGGCAGTCACGTGGCGTACGATCGAGTCTGATCCTGCCATTACGCACGCCAGAGTCCGGTCTGTTCGGAATGCTGATGTTCGAGCACAGTCGCGTCAGTCAGACCTGGAGCGAGGAGCAGCTATCCATGCTGCAGATGCTTGCCGGGATCATGAGTGCTACCTGCGACCGACTGGCAGCCCGTACCCAACTGCAGCAGAGTGAACAGCGGATCCAGACCATCCTGAACAGTATGGACGACCTGGTATTCGTGCTTGACGATAATCTGGTATTCCGGAAGATCCATATATCATCAGCTGCCCAGCTGGTCATGGCGCCAGAAGACTTTCTGGATCAGCCCTTTGCCGGCATAGATTTTCCCGGCCTGCCCGCTCAACCCTGCTGCAGGCGCTGCGACAATGCCTGGAATCGGGGCAGAGTGTCTCGGCCGGGTATGAACTCGTTCTGAATCAGCAAACCCACTGGTTTGATGCGCGGATCTCCTCACTGGGGAATCATCTCTCCAACCCCGAGGGGGTGGTGGTTGTTATCCGCGATATTTCCGCACGGGTCCACAAGGAACAGGAGCTGGATTATCAGCAAAATCTTCTGAAGTCTCTGTATGAGTTGTCACCAATCGGTATCGCATTGAATGATTTTGACACCGGTGCATTTCTGGATGTGAATCAGACCTTGCTGGAGCCTACCGGATACAGCAAGGCCGAGTTCCTGGATCTGAGTTACTGGGATGTGCCCCCCCCGGAGTATCAGCCTGCAGAGGAAAATGCGATTAAAAGTATGCAAGCGACCGGGAGCTATGGCCCGTTTCAGAAGGAATACATTCGCAAGGACGGTAGTCGCTACCCGGTAGAGCTGCGCGGGATATTTGTTGAAGATATGCGGGGTAATCGCCTGATCTGGTCGTATATCCAGGATATCAGTGAGCAAAAGCGTGCCGAACAGGCACTGAAGGAAGAGCGCGAGCGTCTGGCCAATATTATTCGCGGCACGAACGTCGGGACCTGGGAATGGAATGTGCAAACCGGCGAGACAGTCTTTAACGAACGTTGGGCGGAGATGGTTGGCTATAGTCTGGCCGATCTGGCACCGGTTTCGATCAATACCTGGCTGCAGTTTGTGCACCCCGATGACCTGGCGGTAAGCAATCAGCGGCTGGAACAGCATTTTACGGGCGAGATTGCGTATTATGAGTTCGAGGGACGCATGCGTCACCGTAACGGCAACTGGATATGGGTACTGGATCGCGGCAGGGTTGCGTCCTGGACCGAGGATGGGAAACCCCTGATGGTGCTGGGCACGCACCAGGATATTACCGAACGTAAACAGGCAGAGGCAGAGATGCTCAGGGCCAAGGAGACTGCCGAGGCAGCAAGTCAGGCCAAATCGGAGTTTCTTGCCAACATGAGCCATGAGATTCGCACCCCGCTGAATGCAATCATCGGCTTCAGCGATCTGCTGCGCACAACAGAGCTCAATGCCACCCAACAGCAGTACCTTGACAACGTAGTCCAGTCGGGCACCTCGCTGCTGGAAATAATCAGCGATATCCTGGATTTTTCCAAGATAGAGGCCGGCATGCTGGAACTCGAGGTGATTCCGGTGAACCTGCATGAGCTTTTGCAGAACTGTGTGAACACTATCAGCTACGCAGCCAGAAACAAGGGACTGCCGGTGGAGCTTGCCATCGCACCGGAGGTGCCGGTTCACGTTCTGACCGATCCGGTCCGGCTCAAGCAGATCCTGATAAACCTGCTGAGCAATGCGGTTAAATTTACCGAGACCGGGGAGGTCGAGCTGAGCGCAGCGCCAACTGCAGGGGGGCGTATCAGATTTGCGGTGCGCGATACCGGTATCGGTATATCCTCCGAGCAGCAGAAAAAACTCTTTCATGCCTTTTCCCAGGCGGACAGTTCCACCACGCGAAAGTTTGGCGGGACCGGGCTTGGATTGATTATCTCTGATATGATAGCCCGAAAGCTTGACAGCAAGATCAAGCTGGACAGCACCCCGGGACAGGGGACGGTGTTCTATCTGGACCTGGAACTGGAGGCGGATCCGAATCCCCCTGTATCCTCATCTGCCGATACAACAGCGGAACAGCCCGAAGCTGACAACACCGATCTGGAGGAACTTGCACCCGTGCCAACCCATAGTGTTTCACCGCCTGATGAAACCAGAGCAATCTCTGCGTTCACCACTGACCATGCAACAGCTGGTAGAAGGATGCGGATTCTTATTGCTGAGGATGCCTCCATGAATATGCTGCTGATCACCACCTTGCTGCGGCAGATGAATCCCGAATATGAGATCATCGAGGCATACAACGGGCAGCAGGCCCTGGAGCTTGCCACCAGTCGCCCGGTGGATCTCATTTTTATGGACGTACAGATGCCGGTGCTGGATGGCGTACAGGCAACCACGGCAATACGAGAGCACGAAAAACAGTCCGGTCAGCGAGTACCGATTGTTGCGCTCACAGCAGGGGCACTGAAAGAAGAACAGGAACGCTGCCTGCAGGCCGGTATGGATGACTTTCTGACCAAGCCGCTGGATAAATCCCGACTGAAAACCATGCTGGATACCTATGGTGTCACGCATCAGTCTGTGCAGCCGTATCGTAAGGACAGATTTCTCGAACGCTGTGGGGGGGATGAGGATTTTGCCAGAACCATGCTTGATCACTTTATGGCTGATCTCCCGAATAAACTGGAGGAACTCAAGCAGAGCATCGGCGCCGGAGACCTGGCTGAAGCCGGACGTCAGGCTCATCGCATCGGCGGTGTGGCAGCCAATATGGAGATGCCCCTGCTGGCAGCTGCTGCCGGCAGGCTGGAACGGCAGGCAGCTGGCAGGGAAGGGGATGTCCTGTCTGCATTCGATGAGGTGCAGCAGGAATGGCATGCCATCAGGCTGCTGCTGGGGGACTCTCTCTGACGTCACTAAGAAAAAAAACGGACGGCCCGTAAGCCGCCCGTGCATAGTCTGCCGCATGTGCAGGAAGATCAGGACTCCCTGGCCGTTTTAAAACCTGCGTACCGCGCGTGCACGCTGCAGGGTTGCTGCATTCAGGTTACGGTTCTCGCCCGTAGAGAAATCAAAGGCACGTGCTCGGTTGGTACCATCCTGGCCACCAAATTGCTCGCCGCTCCAGTAGGCTGCATCCAGCAGCAATACCGCTGCTGACGGTTCCGCGACATGCAGATTCTCGTAGATCAGCAGAAGCTCTACAAGCGTTGGCAGCCGCCAGTCTGACGCTTCTCCTGCAGTGTAAGCCGTGGCCTGGGTTTTCGCATTTTCCCAGGTTACCAGCCCATCTATATCGCCAGGCGCCACCTCAAGGTACGTCCATGTTTCGCTGTTAGAGGTGTCGACCGCAGCAATAATTCCGCCAGCAGGCCCGGTGTCGCCAATCCAGTATTCCCACTGGGTGGGGTCCGGCTCTTCAGTCTCCGGCTCTTCAGTCTCCGGCTCTTCAGTCTCAGGCTCTTCAGTCTCAGGCTCTTCAGTCTCAGGCTCTTCAGTCTCAGGCTCTTCAGTCTCAGGCTCTTCAGTCTCAGGCTCTTCAGTCTCAGGCTCTTCAGTCTCAGGCTCTTCAGTCTCAGGCTCTTCCCCGGCTGGGGTGGTTGTTTCCTCGGAAATATCCTCGGAGCTTGCTGAGCTTCCCATTGGATTGCTGCAGCCGGCAATCCACAGTGCCAGAATGATAATCACCAAAATACTCCATATGCGTCGCATGATGCGCTCCTTTCAGCCGGATTCATCGGCTGGACGTCCGGAAAAGCGGACAAATATACTAAGCAATAACTGTGCCAAGAGGAATAAAGAATAAAGTTATACTATATAAGCAAATAGTTATCGGGGCGCAGGCCGGGCTATGCATTTTGCATAGTTACCGGCCTGTGCTATGCAAAATGATGGACAAAATCGGTAAAAATGTTACGATTGTCGGCATGAGATACATCATTACAGTTATTCTTTTTTGCAGTGCGCTTAGCGCCTTTTCCTACGATATGTGGCAATACAAGAGCCCGGATACACCTGTTCAGCTCTCGTATCCGGCCTACTGGACGATTGCAGAGTCTGCCGATGAACTGTACATCTCCAACAGTGCGCGGTATCTGAACGCTGACCAGGTAGCTTCGCCGGGAGCTGTGTCTTTGTATCTGCTGCATGGTCCTGCAGATGCGGTAGAGGCGGAGTTCGATACCGATGATGGTCTCCGCGGTGTGCAGATGGCTATTTTTCAGGAGGCTTTTACCAGCAGAACCCTGGATGCCTACCGCTATTTCGAGTTCAATACCCGGGAGAAGGAATTCGCCAATGCCGCAGGACTAATCACGCCGTACTACCATAACGAGAATGATGTTGTTATCGCATCACTCCGGTTTCCGGAGCACTATGTTGTTATGGTGGGGGTAACCCGCCCCGGCGAGATCCCTCAGCATATCGATACTATCCTGGCAATTCTGGATTCGGTGCAGGTATCCGGCAATTAAAAACACGAACAAAGGAAATGGATATGAAGAAGCCAGTAAAATGGTTCTTGATCGGGCTTCCGGTACTGGTAGTCCTGGGGATAGGTGGCATCATCCTGAGCAGCTATGCCAGCCATCGCAGTCTGGTAGCGCAGGAGAAAGGCGAGTATCCGGCCCCCGGCACCCTGGTGCAGATTAATGGCGGCGAACTCCACGTCTATGCCGCCGGTGAGGCGCCTGCAGACACGACAACAGCGACCGAAGCTGCTACCCTGGTATTTCTCTCCGGTCTGGGAACCGTGGCCCCGGTATATGACTTTCAACCGCTGTATCGTCGTCTGACAGATGATTATCGGATCGCCGTTGTTGAGCGCGCCGGTTATGGGTATAGCGAGGTTACCGACAGCCCGCGGGATCTGGAAACGGTGCTCCATGAAACCCGCAGTGCTCTGCAGCAGGCCGGGGAGGCCCCGCCGTATGTACTGCTGCCGCACTCACTGGCAGGTCTGGAAGCCCTGTATTGGGCTGCTGAGTACCCGCATGAGATTGACAGCATCATCGGCCTTGATCCGCTGATCCCGGAGTACCATGAGTACGAAACGCGACCGCCAGGCTTTCCTGCCCCGATTATTTTTCTGGCGCGTACTGGTCTTATGCGAAACCAGCCGGATGTCTTTCAGGAGAACTTTGCAGCCGCACCACTGCTAAGCCCGGCAGACGCGGCTGCCGCCGAAGCGATCTTCCATCGTCGCCTGTTCAGTCGCCCCATGCAGGCTGAGGCCGACATGATTCCCGCGAACGTGGGTACGCTGCTGGAGCAACCCGAACCCACAGCAGGGGTTCCTTTCCATGCCTTTATATCCAGCCGCAACGAGAACGAACACTGGGCGCAGCTTATCGCCGAGCGTTCACAGCGATCCGGGGGACAGCACTTTCTGCTGGATGCCGATCACTATATTCACCTCGACGCCCTGGACAAGGTCGCCGAGGAAATCCTCGCCCTGCTCGATGGGTGATTTTCCGGTCGCCGCTGCTGCGAGGTGTGTGACCGGGGGCGCCTGCCGGGCAGCAGGACAGAGCAGGCCGGGTGCACCCACCAGTGGCCGGAGACACCCGTCAGTGACCGGGGGGCCACCAGTGGCCGGGGGTACCTGCCAGGTGTTCGCCAGGCGTTATATTGTTCGCCGCCGTTCCCACAGCCACAGCAGCACACTGAACACCAGCATCTGCACAAAGATTTCTGGCAGTCCGAACCACAGGAACTCGAAGAAGCCGCCGCCTTCTGCCAGATGGGTTGCTATCAGCGGGAAATATCCGCCAGTCGCGATACCGGTCAGGCCGAGGATTGCCAGGAATATGAGTGCCCACCCGTAGCGGGCGGTTCTGGCATGTCCGACCAATGGGGCCATCCAGACAGCAAGGAGCAGCCCGCGCGGCAGCTGCGTCGGGATGGCCAGGCCGATGATCATATCATCCAGGGAGCGGTACATGGCGAAAAATCGCAGCTCGGCAAAGGCGGCGGTGTAGTCCTGCAGGTTAAAGAACACCAGGCCGGCACCGGTATAGGTAACAATATGCAGCAGCATAAACATCAGTATTCCACGTATATCTGGCTGAAGATTTTTCGGTGGATCCGGTTCGTCGATGGGCTGGGGAACACCTGCTTTCCGGGAGATCCAGACCAATCCTGCCGCAAGCAGCAGTGAGTGAACCAGGGTAAGTACCAGAATAACGGCATGCTCCGGTATGGTGGTGAGGGTGTAGATATACCCCTCGATTGAACCGGGCAGCGGTTCGACCGAACCGATCATACTGATACCCCACAGCGCCCAGAACAGCAGTTGTTTGCTGCGCGGATTGCTCAGCAGACTGGGCAGGAATGGCAGCAGCACCAGAGCGAGAACTACCCCGCGTATCAGCTGGCCTGCCATATGCCCGAGGCCGAGCAAGCCGGCAGGCAGCCAGTACATCTCGAAAAAGCGTACTGCCTCGCTTGAGGGCAGGGCTCGCAGCAGCGGTGCTGCCAGCAGGGCCAGGGTGGCATATATCAGCGTGTGCAGCAGTGCAGACAAGCTGACCCAGCGAATAGACCAGGAAACCGTTTTCATGGGGACACCTCCTGTGTATAAAACGCCTGCCCGGCAGACTGCAGCCGGCGCAGTATTTCTGTGTCATCCATTGCCAGACTGCTGCTGTTCAGCAGCATGGCGAGACCATGGGCATAGATCCACGCATTCAGGATTATGCTGTCCTGTACAGCCTCCGGCATGTGCAGCAGCTCCTGCCCGGCCGCGCTGTCAGGGGAGAAATCTGCAAGAAATCGCGTGCGGTAATCGTTTGCCGGCGGGAGAGCCCCGCAGCCGAAGAGAAAGCGAAACAGGTTCTGCTCATCCCGTGCAAATCGTACGTAGCCAAAGGCGGCATCGAGCAGGGGATCCCCGGTGGCCTGTTTTGACTGTTCGGCCAGTAGCAGCCCTCGGACATGGATCTGCAGCTGGTCTTCCAGTGCGCGCAGGGATTTCATGCGCGAGTATATCGGCATAGTGGAGGATCCAAGCTCGCCTGCAATGGCGCGGGCAGTCAGCTGTTCATGCCCTTTGATGCGGATTACCTGTATGGCAGCTTCGAGTATTTCCTGGTGTGGATAGACGTTGGGTTGGTTCATGCTGATCCTCCTGGAGCGTAATTCAAATAATAACACATGTTTTATAGTATAACAAATGTTTTTCCGGGTGCAGATGAGCAATCCCTCCCGGATTCTGCTTGATCATCCAGCCGGGATATACGAAATTACAGTGCAACACACTGTACCCCACAGGAGAATGCAATGAAAAACCTGCCCGATCTACGAGCGCCCATATTACGGTATTTATCAGCCAGCCTGCTGCTTGCTCTCGCCCTGAGCCTTCTGACCCCGATGTTTGCTTCTGCTGCCGGCCAGCCGGAATCGGACGTGCTGAAGGTGGGCATGGACCTGCGCTATCCGCCATTCGAGACCCGCGATCAGCAGGGCAACCCCGAAGGCATCAGTGTGGATCTGGCCACGGCCTTTGGAGAATACATCGGGCAGCCGGTACGGATTGTCGACACCAACTTTGCCTCGCTGATTCCGGCACTGAATGCTGGTGATATCGATGTGATCATCGCCTCGATGAGCCGCACCCCCGAGCGGGCGAGGGCCGTCGAGTTTTCCGACACCTACCTTTATTTCAAGATTATCAGCCTGGTGAATCGCGATTTCGCCGAGACCCACGGCATAACCGAGGACTCTACCACCGACGATCTGACATCACTAGAGGCAACCCGCTTTACCGGCATTACCGGCCAGGTTTCGGCCTCCATCCCGCAGTCGCTCGGTTTCGATGTAGAGGTGGCCACCAACCTCGAGTCAGCGGTGCTGAATGTCGTCCAGGGATCTGCCGACGTCCTGATGATGAGCGCCTTTCCGGTGACCCGCGGCCACATGGCCAACCCCGAGGACACCATCGTGGTCTGGGACCCCTTCGAGTCCAGCCCCATCGCCATGGGCTTCCGCCAGGACAGCCTCGAGCTGAAGGAGCAGGCCAATGCCTTCATTGCCGGCCTGGCCGAACCCGGCGGAGTCTACGATCAGCTGGCCGAAAAATGGGATGACACTATCCGCGAGCGACTCGGGCGCTACGGGCTCGAGTTCTTCCTGACCGCCGACTGACGGGAGCTGTATGCACATGCCCGATACACCCGCCACACGCCGTAATCTGCATAACAGCGGGGCCTACATCCTCGCTGTTGCCACCTTTGTCGCCTTCGCCATCTTTGTGGTGCTGCGCCAGCGCCAGGCCTTCGATATCGCCGCGCTGCTGCCATATCGCCAGGACATCATGCGCGGCTTTATGCGGACTATCCGGGTGTCGCTGGTATCGCTGGTGGGCAGCATGAGCCTGGGGTTTGTGCTGTACCTGTTTACCCGCTCCCGGGTGCGTTACTTCCGGGCGTTTACCGACGTCTTTACCGAGATCATCTACGGAACCCCGCTGCTGGTTATGATCATGATCATGGCCTTTGTGATTGGCCCGGCGTTCGGCTCTACCAATCGCGCCATGATGGGCTTCCTCGGGCTGACCCTCTACATCTCGCCTTACATGACCAACATCTATAAATCCGCGATCGCCAGTATCGACCCCGAACAGTACATGGCCATGGACCTGTTCGGTTTCAGCGTGTATCAGCGCTACCGCTACATCATTATCCCGCAGATTGTGCGAATCCTGATGCCGCCGCTTATGAACAATTTCTCGCTGATAATAAAGGGGAGTGCCCTGCTGAGCGTGCTCTCGTATCGCGAGCTGTTTTACGAGGTACAGCTGATGACCAACAACAATTTCCGCTTTGTGGAGGGATTCATCCTGATGTGGCTGCTGTACCTTACCCTGACCATCCCCCTGTCCCAGATAACCAAGTGGATCGATCGGCGGTGGGGCATATGAAGATCGAACTCAAGGACCTGAGCCATCACTACGATATCCCGGTGCTGCATCAGCTCAACCTCATCGTGCAGCAGTACAAATCGATCGCCATTATCGGGGTCTCCGGCAGCGGCAAATCAACCCTGCTGCGCATCCTCTCCGGACTCGAAGCGGCTACCAGCGGCACAGCACAGGTGAACGGACACGACGTCGCCGCCCCGGCGTATCGCGCATCGGTCGGGTTCGTGTTCCAGAACCACAACCTCTTTCCCCACCTCTCCCTGCTGCGCAACATCACCCTTGTCCTGGAGAAAACCCGCGGCTACACCCGTCAGCAGGCTCACGAACGCGCCACCCGCTACCTGGACCTGCTGCACCTGGGCAACCAGGCCCACAAGCTCCCCCGCAATGTATCCGGCGGCCAGGCCCAGCGCGCCTCGATCGCCCGCGCCCTCTCGATCGAACCCGAAGTAATCTTTCTGGACGAACCCACTTCGTCGCTGGACCCTGTGCTTACCTACGAAGTCCTCGCTGCCATAAAAGAACTGCGTGAACTCGGCATGGAGTTTGTTCTGGTATCGCATGTGATGAGCTTTGTTCACGACTTTGCCGACTACGTCATCTACATGGAGGACGGCAGCATCGCCGAGCACGGTCCTCCGACCATCCTCGATGCCCCTGCCACCCGCGCCCTGCAGGACTTTATGGCCAAGGTGCCCTGAACCCTGGTCTCCACGGCCCCGGGGAGAAATTTCCCGGCCCCGGGTAATGATCGCCGCCGCGGCCCCGAAATCAGATCTGCAGCGGCTCGATCTCCTTGAGGGTGTTATCATGCATCAGTCGCAGGCGATGCTCAGCCAGGCTGCAGATTACGGCCACCGGATCTGCCTGGGCCAGCCGTATAGACTGCAGCCGCTCTCGATCTATGCGTACCGACAGCAGGTAGCAATCAGCCGGTGTGCCGGTAGCGGGGTCAACCCGCTGCGTGTAGGCCGATACCAGAACCTCCCTGACCGCAGGGCTGAGGCAAAACGCGTGTGCCGCCAGATACAGCGACAGCCCGGTGGTCATATCACGGTAGATCCGACGCCGTTTGGCCGTCGGCAGATCCTTGATGCTCAGTTTTCCACTGGCCAGTATGCGTGCTGTTTTGGCTGGCAACTGCGACATATCCGGCAGGTCGATATCAAGCCCGATACAACCCTGTGTCTGAATGTACGTAAAATCCACTGCACAGTCTCCCGGCAGGGGCAGCGACTCCAGCAGGGACTCCAGGTCTTCCTCGATAACATCCTGGTCGCCCCGCAGCTCTGCCTCAAGCCGCTGGGAACGCTGCTGGTATTCGCGGGCAAACCGGGCGTTCAGCCGCTGCGCCTTGTCGCGTTCAGCCGCCTCGTGTGCAGCCTTTGCCAACGTATACTCCTGATGTTGCCGTGCCAGTTCCGCCGACAGCCGTGCATCTACCCATTCCTGTCGCCGCCGCTGGATTACCCAGGGTGCCAGCACTTGCAGGATTCCCCCGACAGCCCGCCGGGCTGCCGCCTCCAGATCCGGCAGAACCGCGGCTGCTGTTGGTGCTTCATCCTGGAACGGACGGGGAGTGTACTGCTGCTGCCGCAGTGAACGCCGCTGCGCCAGCCAGTGCTCTCGCCCGGGAATCGCCGGGGCCACGGTATTGAACCCGCGCCAGGCTGCCAGCTCCTGTTCATGCTCCACCACGGTGTTGCGATACAGTTCCTGCACCGTTGCCTGCACCCCTGCATCCCGTCGCAGACCGCGCAGCAGCGAGGGATCGCGAACGGGTTCGCCCGACTCATCGGCATACACCGGGCGCCCACGCTCATCAAGATGAATCTTCAGGGTGAGTGATCCGTCGTGTGTATCACGGCTGCCGGCAGCGCTCCTGCCAGAGCCGGTTCTGCCAGAGCCGCCTGCACCTGGGCCCGCGCCGCCCGGGCTGGTACGGTCGGCCCGGCCGGCGCGGCCACCCCGTCCGCCCCGGTCGGCACGGCTGGTCTGGCCGGCGCGGGCGGTCTGGCCAGCGCCAAGCTTGTGGCGGTCATACAGGCCGGTGCCGGGGATGCCGGTGTTCAGGTAGGCCCCCTGCCGCCCGGCATTCACCGAGAGCCCCGGAATCCCGCCGGTCACACTCAACCCGCTTTTACTCAGGTTCAGGCGCAATCCTTTTCCCAAAGAAATCCGTTTTCGGTAACGCATATTTGCCCCCGTCTGCAGTGTAGTAACTTGCACCTGTTTAGCGC comes from the Spirochaeta africana DSM 8902 genome and includes:
- a CDS encoding PAS domain S-box protein, which codes for MAKNDSRLLQSPIIGYARHQILCDDTGLPSDYRFLEVNTTFEHITGLKADEILGNTVRQVLPGIERSAFNWIERYGKIALQGGEEEFEQYSEMLKRWSGYMSIHPIRRSLSPCLSI
- a CDS encoding PAS domain-containing protein, which codes for MNLDLLCIADTSGRFLKTNQAWSEVLGYSSQQLEQQIFLDFVHPEDLPATREALRQLEAGQEVLNFTNRYRSADGGYRYIEWRSRPHGTRIYAAARDITRHVERDWDASDRWKFQHTAAGVAADFAAVQTPEALEAAFSLALQQVGESVAVDACYVLKSSSPGIFTETQSWHRDGSTKRHPAPLTGTAGELSWLLDRLGSTGIVQISDLEQLPPAASGEYRWWQSRGVRSSLILPLRTPESGLFGMLMFEHSRVSQTWSEEQLSMLQMLAGIMSATCDRLAARTQLQQSEQRIQTILNSMDDLVFVLDDNLVFRKIHISSAAQLVMAPEDFLDQPFAGIDFPGLPAQPCCRRCDNAWNRGRVSRPGMNSF
- a CDS encoding PAS domain S-box protein encodes the protein MQALRQCLESGQSVSAGYELVLNQQTHWFDARISSLGNHLSNPEGVVVVIRDISARVHKEQELDYQQNLLKSLYELSPIGIALNDFDTGAFLDVNQTLLEPTGYSKAEFLDLSYWDVPPPEYQPAEENAIKSMQATGSYGPFQKEYIRKDGSRYPVELRGIFVEDMRGNRLIWSYIQDISEQKRAEQALKEERERLANIIRGTNVGTWEWNVQTGETVFNERWAEMVGYSLADLAPVSINTWLQFVHPDDLAVSNQRLEQHFTGEIAYYEFEGRMRHRNGNWIWVLDRGRVASWTEDGKPLMVLGTHQDITERKQAEAEMLRAKETAEAASQAKSEFLANMSHEIRTPLNAIIGFSDLLRTTELNATQQQYLDNVVQSGTSLLEIISDILDFSKIEAGMLELEVIPVNLHELLQNCVNTISYAARNKGLPVELAIAPEVPVHVLTDPVRLKQILINLLSNAVKFTETGEVELSAAPTAGGRIRFAVRDTGIGISSEQQKKLFHAFSQADSSTTRKFGGTGLGLIISDMIARKLDSKIKLDSTPGQGTVFYLDLELEADPNPPVSSSADTTAEQPEADNTDLEELAPVPTHSVSPPDETRAISAFTTDHATAGRRMRILIAEDASMNMLLITTLLRQMNPEYEIIEAYNGQQALELATSRPVDLIFMDVQMPVLDGVQATTAIREHEKQSGQRVPIVALTAGALKEEQERCLQAGMDDFLTKPLDKSRLKTMLDTYGVTHQSVQPYRKDRFLERCGGDEDFARTMLDHFMADLPNKLEELKQSIGAGDLAEAGRQAHRIGGVAANMEMPLLAAAAGRLERQAAGREGDVLSAFDEVQQEWHAIRLLLGDSL
- a CDS encoding DUF1566 domain-containing protein, whose translation is MRRIWSILVIIILALWIAGCSNPMGSSASSEDISEETTTPAGEEPETEEPETEEPETEEPETEEPETEEPETEEPETEEPETEEPETEEPETEEPETEEPDPTQWEYWIGDTGPAGGIIAAVDTSNSETWTYLEVAPGDIDGLVTWENAKTQATAYTAGEASDWRLPTLVELLLIYENLHVAEPSAAVLLLDAAYWSGEQFGGQDGTNRARAFDFSTGENRNLNAATLQRARAVRRF
- a CDS encoding alpha/beta fold hydrolase, with the translated sequence MKKPVKWFLIGLPVLVVLGIGGIILSSYASHRSLVAQEKGEYPAPGTLVQINGGELHVYAAGEAPADTTTATEAATLVFLSGLGTVAPVYDFQPLYRRLTDDYRIAVVERAGYGYSEVTDSPRDLETVLHETRSALQQAGEAPPYVLLPHSLAGLEALYWAAEYPHEIDSIIGLDPLIPEYHEYETRPPGFPAPIIFLARTGLMRNQPDVFQENFAAAPLLSPADAAAAEAIFHRRLFSRPMQAEADMIPANVGTLLEQPEPTAGVPFHAFISSRNENEHWAQLIAERSQRSGGQHFLLDADHYIHLDALDKVAEEILALLDG
- a CDS encoding TetR/AcrR family transcriptional regulator, with amino-acid sequence MNQPNVYPHQEILEAAIQVIRIKGHEQLTARAIAGELGSSTMPIYSRMKSLRALEDQLQIHVRGLLLAEQSKQATGDPLLDAAFGYVRFARDEQNLFRFLFGCGALPPANDYRTRFLADFSPDSAAGQELLHMPEAVQDSIILNAWIYAHGLAMLLNSSSLAMDDTEILRRLQSAGQAFYTQEVSP
- a CDS encoding transporter substrate-binding domain-containing protein, which codes for MKNLPDLRAPILRYLSASLLLALALSLLTPMFASAAGQPESDVLKVGMDLRYPPFETRDQQGNPEGISVDLATAFGEYIGQPVRIVDTNFASLIPALNAGDIDVIIASMSRTPERARAVEFSDTYLYFKIISLVNRDFAETHGITEDSTTDDLTSLEATRFTGITGQVSASIPQSLGFDVEVATNLESAVLNVVQGSADVLMMSAFPVTRGHMANPEDTIVVWDPFESSPIAMGFRQDSLELKEQANAFIAGLAEPGGVYDQLAEKWDDTIRERLGRYGLEFFLTAD
- a CDS encoding amino acid ABC transporter permease → MPDTPATRRNLHNSGAYILAVATFVAFAIFVVLRQRQAFDIAALLPYRQDIMRGFMRTIRVSLVSLVGSMSLGFVLYLFTRSRVRYFRAFTDVFTEIIYGTPLLVMIMIMAFVIGPAFGSTNRAMMGFLGLTLYISPYMTNIYKSAIASIDPEQYMAMDLFGFSVYQRYRYIIIPQIVRILMPPLMNNFSLIIKGSALLSVLSYRELFYEVQLMTNNNFRFVEGFILMWLLYLTLTIPLSQITKWIDRRWGI
- a CDS encoding amino acid ABC transporter ATP-binding protein: MKIELKDLSHHYDIPVLHQLNLIVQQYKSIAIIGVSGSGKSTLLRILSGLEAATSGTAQVNGHDVAAPAYRASVGFVFQNHNLFPHLSLLRNITLVLEKTRGYTRQQAHERATRYLDLLHLGNQAHKLPRNVSGGQAQRASIARALSIEPEVIFLDEPTSSLDPVLTYEVLAAIKELRELGMEFVLVSHVMSFVHDFADYVIYMEDGSIAEHGPPTILDAPATRALQDFMAKVP